A genomic window from Fibrobacterota bacterium includes:
- the sbcD gene encoding exonuclease subunit SbcD — protein MPRILHTSDWHLGLELGGHSRLSEQERFLDWLLETCQNRKIDALLVCGDIFDVLHPPVEAQSLLARFLVEFHKTLPVAQAILVAGNHDSPSRLEATVPFTDALGRIRLIGHWRPDRPDDHLVPLANADGSIGAICLAVPFLRSQDLLCRLEPGQAPEDARGVAIRKVYDLLGDRATELYPGKPLVCTGHLTLAGTLKAGSERILIGGVESVPVAALANGACYTALGHIHRMQTVGSPHVRYAGSPLAMDFDETRHAHAVLAVDIHPDHPPDIEAIEVPPPAALLRLGGPDTDWEDLARIVQGFDWESCRRLPRALQPLLELSFRETGPVVDLRERTDALLANLPARLVGAPRIHRPLASDEAVGRTETDLGSPDAPLSVLDGHWRRRHQQPPPEELVACFLEAVEAVRSGAAP, from the coding sequence GTGCCGCGAATCCTGCACACCTCCGACTGGCATCTGGGACTCGAACTCGGTGGCCATTCCCGCTTGTCCGAACAGGAACGCTTCCTGGATTGGCTCCTGGAAACCTGCCAAAACCGCAAGATCGACGCGCTGTTGGTCTGCGGGGACATCTTCGACGTGCTCCACCCCCCCGTGGAAGCCCAGTCCCTGCTGGCCCGCTTCCTGGTGGAATTCCACAAGACACTTCCTGTCGCCCAGGCGATCCTGGTGGCGGGAAACCACGATTCGCCCTCCCGGCTGGAAGCGACCGTCCCGTTCACCGACGCCCTGGGCAGAATCCGTCTGATCGGTCACTGGCGGCCCGACCGCCCGGACGACCACCTGGTTCCCCTGGCGAATGCAGACGGATCCATCGGAGCGATCTGCCTTGCCGTGCCCTTTTTGCGCTCGCAGGATCTGCTCTGCCGCCTGGAGCCCGGCCAAGCTCCCGAGGACGCTCGCGGTGTGGCGATCCGCAAGGTCTACGACCTGCTGGGCGATCGCGCCACCGAACTGTACCCGGGCAAGCCTCTGGTCTGCACAGGACATCTGACCCTTGCCGGCACCCTCAAGGCGGGCTCCGAGCGGATTTTGATCGGCGGGGTGGAGTCCGTACCCGTGGCCGCGCTGGCCAACGGCGCCTGCTACACCGCGCTGGGACACATCCACCGCATGCAGACGGTGGGAAGCCCGCACGTGCGCTACGCGGGAAGCCCTCTGGCGATGGACTTCGACGAGACCCGTCATGCCCACGCGGTCCTGGCGGTGGACATCCATCCCGATCACCCTCCCGACATCGAAGCCATCGAGGTGCCTCCACCCGCTGCGCTGCTGCGGCTGGGCGGACCCGACACCGATTGGGAAGACCTCGCGCGCATCGTGCAGGGTTTCGATTGGGAATCCTGCCGGAGGCTTCCTCGCGCCCTCCAACCACTCTTGGAACTTTCGTTTCGCGAAACGGGGCCCGTGGTGGATCTGCGGGAACGCACCGATGCCCTCCTGGCCAACCTGCCCGCGAGACTGGTGGGTGCCCCCCGGATCCATCGTCCGCTTGCCTCCGACGAGGCGGTGGGGCGCACCGAAACCGATCTTGGCAGTCCCGATGCTCCCCTTTCCGTCCTGGATGGCCACTGGCGGCGTCGCCACCAGCAACCACCTCCGGAAGAGCTCGTGGCATGCTTCCTGGAAGCCGTCGAAGCGGTCCGCTCCGGAGCGGCCCCGTGA
- a CDS encoding AAA family ATPase: MKILAIRGQNLASLPAFELELATGTLAGAGLFAIVGPTGAGKSTILDTMCLALFQRAPRLDDAPSDTRMAVAGFGQLAQDDIRQLLRRGTTTGFAEVDFKAVDGEAYRVRWGFRAPKRKGAAVQEEASLVRISDGTVLRTSSDRKDAFRAHVDSLVGMTWPQFTRTILLAQGRFAEFLRAGENDRSALLERLTGTAIFTKISMEIFRRMRTECDALDFQRHSRESLAILSSEKREEVVTEIAALALSLPQASARAKGASDLLELLRRQESLEKDDDGIRRELESCREAIEARTAELDEKRDLLEMARQRDALLTVELDRARELDHDLETAASALEESKRRLATVHADREDLAKRLESICTEHAQMLEKIGILHTWLLQSARLSPIAAQWSTVDRLLAMMAEELEKLRRSDQELDRARLELVRAAEELAAAETELTSLRKGLPQEEAPALQEMIATSESETTALELLRERTRLDDELMELRTGLVRTENALTEIQSSLPALEVAERTAHAMLEVARIASSSDVHTLRSILKDGDPCPVCGSMDHPWRDGESTSGPVLSAQEEFHQHARVLLEEAQHERIRLETSLQSSRNRLDRLQLLEKQLPPRGEASWKAMEEAIAADPNLQRMDWIAQRLEDALQCRRGAQGALERLHRYEQARSRVALKSQTRQHKRKETDALESRKSEEEDCLESVATDLDAYFGGRAWRDYHASDPEYRQKLSTKVTEFLRIHDEHAALVRELEVRAERERTLSEDLPRLERSRHLALDELEKAQCQWQEKQEERSQLLSGRPWREVQEESKERVDRLMRETEATETAFAQNRERLARLEGSISRIAADLASTRVASRTQLESLGINPDEPFDPQKVANDALAKWRSLESRRAQLDAILAQDDRAIGHGRELEAKIQLQEELAIRWTRLSREVGSADGKSFRRIAQQLTLEHLLERANRELTGLSPRYRLRAVPDSLHFGVEDRESFEEIRPVHTLSGGETFLVSLALALALSSLASGNQTVETLFIDEGFGTLDGAVLTEVVQALERLHATGRQIGIVTHVEELKDQVAARVEVRRSGPGRSTVVVTG; the protein is encoded by the coding sequence GTGAAGATCCTCGCCATTCGCGGACAGAATTTGGCATCTCTTCCCGCCTTCGAGCTGGAACTGGCCACCGGAACCTTGGCAGGTGCGGGATTGTTCGCCATCGTGGGGCCCACCGGGGCCGGCAAGAGCACCATCCTGGACACGATGTGCCTGGCCCTGTTCCAGAGGGCTCCGCGCCTGGACGATGCGCCTTCCGATACGCGCATGGCCGTGGCGGGATTCGGGCAATTGGCGCAGGACGACATCCGACAACTCCTGCGCCGAGGGACCACCACGGGTTTCGCCGAGGTGGATTTCAAGGCCGTGGACGGAGAAGCCTACCGCGTGCGCTGGGGATTCCGAGCGCCCAAGCGCAAGGGCGCCGCCGTGCAGGAGGAAGCCAGCCTGGTGCGGATCTCCGACGGCACCGTGCTGCGAACCTCCTCCGATCGCAAGGATGCCTTCCGCGCCCACGTGGATTCGCTGGTGGGCATGACCTGGCCCCAATTCACCCGCACGATCCTCCTGGCCCAGGGTCGCTTCGCCGAGTTCCTGCGCGCCGGCGAAAACGACCGCAGCGCCTTGCTGGAACGATTGACGGGAACGGCGATCTTCACGAAGATCTCCATGGAGATCTTCCGCCGCATGCGCACCGAATGCGACGCGCTGGATTTCCAGCGCCATTCCCGGGAAAGCCTGGCGATCCTGTCCAGCGAAAAGCGGGAGGAGGTGGTGACGGAAATCGCCGCGCTTGCCCTGTCGCTGCCACAGGCCAGCGCACGGGCCAAAGGGGCGTCGGACCTCCTGGAGCTTTTGCGAAGGCAGGAGTCGCTGGAAAAGGACGATGACGGAATCCGTCGCGAACTGGAATCCTGCCGGGAAGCCATCGAAGCCCGCACGGCGGAACTCGACGAAAAACGCGACCTCCTGGAAATGGCCCGCCAGCGCGACGCCCTGCTGACGGTGGAGCTGGATCGGGCTCGCGAACTCGACCACGACCTGGAGACGGCCGCAAGCGCGCTGGAGGAATCGAAACGCCGACTGGCCACCGTCCACGCCGACCGGGAAGACCTCGCGAAGCGTCTGGAGAGCATCTGCACGGAACATGCGCAGATGCTCGAAAAAATCGGGATCCTGCACACCTGGTTGCTCCAAAGCGCAAGGCTTTCCCCCATCGCCGCGCAGTGGTCGACTGTGGATCGGCTTCTGGCCATGATGGCCGAAGAACTCGAGAAGCTCCGCCGCTCCGACCAGGAGCTCGATCGCGCCCGACTCGAGCTGGTGCGTGCCGCCGAGGAACTCGCGGCGGCGGAAACCGAACTCACCTCGTTGCGCAAAGGCCTGCCCCAGGAAGAGGCCCCCGCCCTCCAGGAAATGATCGCCACCTCGGAGTCGGAAACCACTGCGCTGGAACTCCTGCGCGAGCGCACCCGTCTGGACGACGAATTGATGGAGCTCCGCACGGGCCTGGTCCGGACAGAAAACGCCCTGACGGAGATCCAGTCGAGCCTCCCCGCGCTCGAAGTCGCCGAGCGTACCGCACATGCCATGCTGGAGGTCGCCAGGATCGCCTCCTCCAGCGATGTCCACACCCTGCGCTCGATCCTCAAGGACGGGGACCCCTGCCCCGTGTGCGGCTCGATGGACCACCCCTGGCGCGATGGCGAAAGCACCTCCGGTCCGGTCCTCTCCGCCCAGGAGGAATTCCACCAACACGCCCGCGTCCTGCTCGAGGAAGCCCAGCACGAACGGATCCGCCTGGAAACGTCCCTCCAGTCCTCCCGCAATCGGCTGGACCGCCTGCAGCTGTTGGAAAAACAGCTCCCGCCGCGGGGCGAGGCCAGCTGGAAGGCCATGGAAGAGGCCATCGCCGCCGACCCGAACCTCCAACGGATGGACTGGATCGCGCAAAGGCTCGAAGACGCGCTGCAATGCCGACGCGGTGCGCAAGGGGCCCTGGAGCGCCTGCACCGCTACGAACAGGCCAGATCGCGGGTGGCGCTCAAATCGCAGACCCGCCAGCACAAGCGCAAGGAAACCGACGCACTGGAATCGCGAAAATCCGAGGAGGAAGATTGCCTGGAGTCGGTCGCCACCGACCTCGACGCCTATTTCGGAGGACGCGCCTGGCGGGACTACCACGCCTCCGACCCGGAGTATCGCCAGAAATTGTCCACCAAGGTGACGGAGTTCCTGCGCATCCACGACGAGCACGCCGCCCTGGTGCGGGAACTTGAGGTGAGGGCGGAGCGCGAGCGTACTCTCTCGGAGGATCTGCCCCGGCTGGAGCGTTCGCGTCACCTCGCCCTGGACGAACTCGAGAAGGCCCAGTGCCAGTGGCAGGAAAAACAGGAGGAGCGATCCCAGTTGCTCTCCGGGCGTCCCTGGCGGGAAGTCCAGGAGGAGTCCAAGGAACGTGTGGATCGGCTGATGCGCGAAACCGAAGCGACGGAAACCGCCTTTGCGCAAAATCGCGAACGACTCGCCCGCCTGGAGGGCAGCATTTCCCGGATCGCCGCCGACCTGGCTTCCACACGCGTGGCGTCTCGGACACAACTCGAAAGTCTCGGCATCAACCCCGACGAGCCCTTCGATCCGCAAAAGGTGGCCAACGATGCGTTGGCCAAGTGGCGTTCCTTGGAGTCCCGTCGCGCGCAGCTGGATGCGATCCTGGCCCAGGACGACCGCGCCATCGGACACGGACGCGAGCTGGAAGCCAAGATCCAGCTCCAGGAAGAGCTTGCCATCCGTTGGACCCGACTGTCGCGGGAAGTCGGATCCGCCGATGGCAAATCCTTCCGTCGCATCGCCCAGCAACTCACCTTGGAACACCTGCTGGAGCGGGCCAACCGGGAATTGACAGGTCTTTCTCCGCGCTATCGGCTCCGCGCCGTCCCCGACTCGTTGCATTTCGGGGTGGAAGACCGCGAGTCGTTCGAGGAGATCCGTCCGGTCCACACCCTCTCCGGCGGCGAGACCTTTCTGGTCTCTCTGGCCTTGGCGCTCGCCCTCTCTTCGCTTGCCTCGGGAAACCAGACGGTGGAGACCCTGTTCATCGACGAGGGATTCGGAACCCTGGATGGCGCCGTGCTGACCGAGGTGGTCCAGGCGCTCGAAAGGCTCCACGCCACAGGAAGGCAGATCGGGATCGTGACCCATGTGGAGGAACTGAAAGACCAGGTCGCCGCACGGGTGGAGGTGCGCCGCAGCGGGCCCGGCAGGTCCACGGTGGTGGTCACCGGCTGA
- a CDS encoding adenine phosphoribosyltransferase: protein MSNLADLVRNIPNWPKPGIQFKDITTLLRDPEGLRRTVTELSRPFESAGVDLVLGTEARGFLFAPAIALHLGAGCILARKPGKLPWKTVSQSYQLEYGTDCLELHEDAIQPGQRVLLVDDLLATGGTILAATALVHRLGGIVAGYAFLIELSFLPGREKLGSAPVHSLIQYASEE from the coding sequence ATGTCCAACCTCGCGGACCTGGTCCGCAACATCCCGAACTGGCCGAAACCCGGCATCCAATTCAAGGACATCACCACCTTGCTGAGGGACCCCGAGGGGTTGCGTCGCACGGTGACGGAGCTTTCGCGCCCGTTCGAAAGCGCTGGCGTGGATCTGGTGTTGGGCACCGAAGCTCGCGGATTCCTGTTCGCACCGGCCATCGCATTGCACCTGGGGGCCGGATGCATCCTGGCGCGAAAGCCCGGGAAGCTGCCTTGGAAAACGGTGTCGCAGTCCTACCAGCTCGAGTACGGAACCGACTGCCTGGAACTGCACGAAGACGCGATCCAGCCCGGCCAGCGCGTGCTTCTGGTGGACGATCTTCTCGCCACCGGCGGCACGATCCTGGCCGCCACCGCCCTGGTCCACCGTCTGGGTGGCATCGTCGCGGGCTACGCGTTCCTGATCGAACTTTCTTTCCTTCCTGGACGCGAGAAGCTCGGCTCCGCGCCCGTCCACTCGCTCATCCAATACGCCTCGGAGGAATGA
- a CDS encoding aminotransferase class I/II-fold pyridoxal phosphate-dependent enzyme, whose product MPRPDEFRHGATDSGPDPIADFSTNVHPLGPCPQVVRRLAEARRERYPDPDYLAIRERLASFHDVDPDRIVPGSGASELIHRLVGLHPGAVLAMQNTFVEYARSASVWNRDSLLAQSDEEFLKWLPMASIAFLCHPNNPDGSCLDPDFLRRAATIASAQGIPLVLDLAYWSIVGTDTLDLPDTATLLFAPNKPLDRAGVRAAYLVASTADIAQTWRRHAPSWVVGAEGVELLEAWCDPEVRSWLGRKAPQVRRLLGCLRSVLEEAGWSVRPSQANFLLAQPSRTEQLESLKRAGLRLRDASNMGFPGWYRLAARPVRELALLRGALHAQV is encoded by the coding sequence TTGCCGCGCCCTGACGAATTCCGTCATGGCGCGACGGATTCCGGCCCGGATCCCATCGCCGACTTCTCCACCAACGTCCATCCGCTGGGCCCATGCCCGCAGGTGGTCCGGCGCTTGGCCGAGGCCCGGCGCGAACGGTATCCCGACCCGGATTACCTGGCGATCCGAGAACGTCTGGCCTCCTTCCACGACGTGGATCCCGATCGGATCGTTCCGGGTTCCGGCGCGTCCGAGCTCATCCATCGCCTGGTGGGGCTCCACCCCGGCGCGGTGCTGGCCATGCAGAACACCTTCGTGGAATACGCCCGCTCGGCTTCGGTTTGGAATCGGGATTCCCTCTTGGCGCAGTCCGACGAGGAATTCCTGAAATGGCTCCCCATGGCCTCCATCGCCTTCCTGTGCCACCCGAACAATCCTGACGGATCTTGTCTGGATCCCGATTTCCTTCGCCGCGCAGCCACCATCGCCTCCGCCCAGGGGATCCCCCTGGTCTTGGATCTCGCGTATTGGTCGATCGTGGGGACCGACACCCTCGACCTCCCCGACACCGCCACCCTTCTGTTCGCACCCAACAAGCCTTTGGATCGCGCGGGAGTCCGCGCGGCGTATCTGGTGGCCTCCACCGCGGACATCGCTCAGACCTGGCGACGTCACGCGCCGTCTTGGGTGGTGGGCGCGGAAGGTGTTGAACTCCTGGAAGCTTGGTGCGATCCCGAGGTCCGCTCCTGGCTTGGTCGGAAAGCCCCCCAGGTGCGCCGTCTGCTGGGATGCCTCCGATCGGTTCTCGAGGAAGCGGGATGGTCCGTGCGCCCCAGCCAGGCCAACTTCCTGCTGGCCCAGCCCTCGCGAACGGAACAACTCGAAAGCCTGAAACGCGCAGGCTTGCGATTGCGGGACGCTTCCAACATGGGTTTTCCCGGATGGTACCGACTGGCTGCCCGACCCGTGCGGGAATTGGCGCTGTTGCGGGGTGCACTCCACGCGCAGGTTTGA
- the hemB gene encoding porphobilinogen synthase, with protein MELPRRMRRNRRTPAIRSMVRETSIAPGHLVMPCFVREGSGAQPIESMPGCHRLGVPDLVERAREWSDLGLAGLALFPVTADSAKTSDALAALDPKGLVPRALDALKKALPEFPVFTDIALDPFTDHGHDGLQDSTGRILNDQTVEILSRMAALHAQHGTDFVCPSDMMDGRVGAIRAFLDASGHTETGILSYTAKYASAFYGPFRDALDSAPRSGDKKTYQMDPANRREALLEADLDEAEGADILMVKPGLPYLDILRELRDRTSLPLAAYHVSGEYAMLRAASEKGWIDYRSCLLESLVSFRRAGADVIFTYGAADAARWLA; from the coding sequence ATGGAACTTCCACGCCGCATGCGGAGAAACCGCCGAACCCCGGCCATCCGCTCCATGGTCCGCGAAACCTCGATCGCCCCCGGTCATCTGGTGATGCCCTGCTTCGTGCGCGAAGGGTCCGGCGCCCAACCCATCGAATCGATGCCGGGATGCCACCGCCTGGGCGTGCCCGACCTCGTGGAGCGCGCCCGCGAATGGTCGGATCTCGGCCTGGCGGGGCTCGCGCTGTTTCCCGTCACGGCGGACTCCGCGAAGACATCGGACGCCCTGGCGGCCCTTGATCCCAAGGGATTGGTTCCGCGAGCCTTGGATGCGCTGAAGAAGGCGCTTCCGGAATTCCCGGTCTTCACGGACATCGCGCTCGATCCGTTCACCGACCATGGACACGACGGACTCCAGGACTCCACCGGGCGAATCCTCAACGACCAGACGGTGGAGATCCTGTCGCGGATGGCGGCCCTCCACGCCCAACATGGGACGGATTTCGTCTGCCCTTCGGACATGATGGACGGCCGGGTGGGGGCGATCCGCGCATTCCTGGACGCCTCCGGACACACCGAGACGGGCATCCTTTCCTACACGGCCAAGTACGCGAGCGCGTTCTACGGACCGTTTCGCGACGCGCTGGACTCCGCACCCAGAAGCGGCGACAAGAAGACCTACCAGATGGATCCCGCCAATCGCCGCGAGGCCTTGCTGGAAGCGGATCTGGACGAAGCCGAGGGCGCGGACATCCTGATGGTCAAGCCCGGACTGCCCTACCTGGACATCCTGCGCGAGCTGCGCGACCGCACCAGCCTTCCGCTTGCCGCCTACCATGTCTCGGGCGAGTACGCCATGCTGCGCGCCGCTTCGGAAAAGGGCTGGATCGACTACCGGTCCTGCCTGCTGGAAAGTCTTGTCAGTTTCCGTCGCGCCGGTGCGGACGTGATCTTCACCTACGGCGCCGCCGACGCGGCCAGGTGGCTGGCCTGA
- a CDS encoding alpha/beta fold hydrolase, producing the protein MRGAGIFASLVLLVAANALAIPAWFPRDFAVQRDSTPAQLAKYLDTEQLAIEPSVHRMGVAWSGSKEISCHAWIPANARGTVFLVHGYYNHSGTWSPHIQRWVAQNFAVVAFDLPGHGLSGGRWMDIDSVSEYSQALKAVEDSMKGRVPLPWALIGHSLGGSVVLDRATLPDYPYVQSVLLAPLIHYAGWTKIGLAHPFAGLVTDRFARSRKIGSSSDSVFRRRLLEDPLEGWQTGLSWLRAIRRWNDRIDTAAWATSRWVLLQGDLDATVDVPYQNRWFSRRFGALATLRYPAARHHLHNESAPEGDRVRSSLDSILTSALPIVAK; encoded by the coding sequence ATGCGCGGCGCGGGCATCTTCGCGAGCCTCGTGCTCCTGGTCGCGGCAAACGCCCTGGCCATTCCCGCCTGGTTCCCCCGCGATTTCGCGGTACAACGAGATTCGACCCCTGCCCAACTCGCCAAGTACCTGGACACGGAGCAATTGGCGATCGAGCCGTCCGTCCATCGCATGGGAGTCGCGTGGTCGGGAAGCAAGGAGATTTCCTGCCACGCATGGATCCCCGCCAATGCGCGGGGCACCGTGTTTCTGGTCCACGGTTATTACAACCACTCCGGGACCTGGTCGCCGCACATCCAGAGGTGGGTGGCGCAGAACTTCGCGGTGGTGGCCTTCGATCTTCCCGGCCACGGCCTCAGCGGCGGTCGATGGATGGATATCGATTCGGTCTCCGAATACTCCCAAGCGCTGAAAGCCGTCGAAGACTCGATGAAAGGTCGGGTCCCGCTGCCATGGGCGCTGATCGGGCATTCGCTGGGAGGTTCGGTGGTCCTGGATCGCGCCACCCTCCCCGACTACCCATATGTCCAGTCCGTGCTCTTGGCGCCTCTGATCCACTACGCGGGATGGACCAAAATCGGACTCGCCCATCCCTTTGCGGGGCTGGTCACCGACCGCTTCGCACGCAGTCGGAAAATCGGGTCCAGCTCGGATTCGGTGTTCCGACGCAGACTGCTGGAAGATCCGTTGGAAGGCTGGCAAACAGGTTTATCCTGGCTTCGCGCCATCCGCCGCTGGAACGACCGGATCGACACCGCTGCCTGGGCGACGTCCCGCTGGGTGCTTTTGCAGGGTGATCTCGATGCAACGGTCGATGTTCCCTACCAAAACCGATGGTTTTCCCGGCGTTTTGGGGCACTGGCGACTCTCCGCTACCCGGCGGCCCGGCACCATCTGCACAACGAATCCGCCCCGGAAGGGGACCGCGTGAGGTCGTCCCTCGATTCGATCCTCACCTCCGCCCTTCCCATCGTGGCGAAATAA
- a CDS encoding response regulator — protein sequence MTKNQPPLAGKTIMLVEDDGMLIPLLQMVLEEVGAKVLATQNPTDALELLENKAPLDVLVTDIVLPERSGFLLAADIAERYPGVRVLFISGFGDPEIGARDLHLEFDTLLKPFHPEDFTAKVVSLAHRKR from the coding sequence ATGACAAAGAACCAGCCACCACTCGCCGGAAAGACCATCATGCTCGTCGAAGACGACGGCATGCTGATTCCGCTTTTGCAGATGGTGCTGGAAGAAGTCGGCGCCAAGGTTCTGGCCACCCAGAACCCCACGGACGCTCTCGAACTCCTGGAAAACAAGGCCCCCCTGGACGTCCTGGTGACCGACATCGTGCTCCCCGAACGCTCCGGGTTCCTGCTGGCCGCCGACATCGCGGAACGTTACCCCGGGGTGCGAGTTCTGTTCATTTCGGGGTTCGGCGATCCGGAGATCGGCGCGCGGGACCTCCACCTGGAATTCGACACCCTGCTGAAGCCCTTCCACCCGGAGGACTTCACGGCCAAGGTCGTTTCCCTGGCGCACCGCAAGCGGTAG
- a CDS encoding inorganic phosphate transporter — MPTALILIVVLALVFDCINGMHDAANAIATGISTRAIPPRAAVIGAALFNFLGAFVSTAVAKTIGGDIADATILTTATVASALVAAIVWNIFTWAKGIPSSSSHALIGGIIGAAVAAKGFVALKPEGIFKILKALVLSPLIGFGIGFLVMVAMMWIFRRATPGKLNRRFKVLQWGSASFLAISHGSNDAQKSMGIIAMAMVSAGMMDPKNMFIPLWVKISCAAAMAIGTSSGGWRIIKTMGGKMIKLQPVNGFAAELTSSAVILSASTIGVPVSTTHCISGAIMGVGSSKRLSAVRWDVAGKMLWTWVLTIPTTAIIGYALESVLVKFL; from the coding sequence ATGCCGACCGCACTCATCCTGATCGTCGTCCTGGCCTTGGTGTTCGATTGCATCAACGGCATGCACGATGCCGCCAACGCCATCGCGACCGGAATTTCCACACGGGCCATTCCCCCGCGCGCGGCGGTGATCGGCGCGGCTCTCTTCAACTTCCTGGGCGCGTTCGTTTCCACGGCCGTCGCCAAGACCATCGGTGGCGACATCGCCGACGCCACCATCCTCACCACGGCCACGGTGGCCTCCGCCCTGGTCGCGGCGATCGTTTGGAACATCTTCACCTGGGCCAAAGGCATTCCGTCCAGCTCATCCCATGCCCTCATCGGGGGAATCATCGGCGCGGCCGTGGCGGCCAAGGGATTCGTGGCGCTCAAGCCCGAAGGAATCTTCAAGATCCTCAAAGCCCTGGTTTTGTCACCGCTGATCGGGTTCGGGATCGGCTTTTTGGTGATGGTCGCGATGATGTGGATCTTCCGCAGAGCCACCCCCGGAAAGCTCAACCGCCGGTTCAAGGTGCTCCAATGGGGCTCCGCATCGTTTCTGGCCATTTCGCATGGCTCCAACGATGCGCAGAAATCCATGGGCATCATCGCCATGGCCATGGTGTCCGCGGGGATGATGGATCCCAAGAACATGTTCATCCCCCTGTGGGTCAAGATCAGCTGTGCAGCCGCGATGGCCATCGGCACCTCCTCCGGCGGATGGCGCATCATCAAGACCATGGGCGGCAAGATGATCAAGCTCCAGCCGGTCAACGGCTTCGCGGCAGAACTCACTTCGTCGGCGGTCATTCTTTCGGCCAGCACCATCGGGGTGCCGGTCTCCACCACCCATTGCATCTCCGGTGCGATCATGGGCGTGGGCTCCAGCAAGCGGCTCAGCGCCGTGCGCTGGGACGTGGCGGGCAAGATGCTGTGGACGTGGGTTCTCACGATCCCCACCACCGCGATCATCGGCTACGCGCTGGAAAGCGTGCTGGTCAAGTTCCTGTAG
- a CDS encoding DUF47 domain-containing protein — translation MFKLIPTDEKFFDMFRQSAELFHKGAGLLREISLDSSLLKPNALKLERLEHDADQITHEVLVRLDRSFITPIDREDIHQLALALDDCMDTMEEAVDHMVLYGITTTTLEPVKHLAEYIEAQAAQILTMMPLVKKLKWDLVRPYCIEINRLENEADRVTRQALGDLFSPGIEVLDVIRWRDIYDHLEGTTDKAEDVAGIVEGIVLKHG, via the coding sequence ATGTTCAAACTGATCCCCACCGACGAAAAGTTCTTCGACATGTTCCGTCAATCGGCGGAATTGTTCCACAAGGGCGCCGGGCTTCTTCGCGAAATCTCCCTGGACTCTTCCCTGCTCAAGCCCAACGCGCTCAAGCTCGAGCGTTTGGAGCACGATGCCGACCAGATCACCCACGAGGTGTTGGTGCGTTTGGATCGCAGCTTCATCACGCCCATCGACCGCGAAGACATCCATCAGCTGGCCTTGGCCTTGGACGATTGCATGGACACCATGGAGGAGGCCGTCGACCACATGGTGCTGTACGGCATCACCACGACCACCCTGGAGCCGGTCAAGCATCTGGCCGAGTACATCGAGGCCCAGGCTGCCCAGATCCTGACCATGATGCCCCTCGTGAAAAAGTTGAAGTGGGATCTGGTCCGGCCCTATTGCATCGAGATCAATCGTCTGGAGAACGAAGCCGACCGCGTGACCCGCCAGGCGTTGGGTGATCTGTTCTCGCCGGGCATCGAAGTTTTGGACGTGATCCGCTGGCGCGACATCTACGATCACTTGGAAGGCACCACCGACAAGGCCGAAGATGTCGCGGGTATCGTCGAAGGCATCGTGCTGAAGCACGGCTGA